In Bacteroides sp., the DNA window CAGCAATGCTTTCTTCAAAGCCCATGTTGAGCATCTCATCGGCTTCATCCAGCACCACATTGCTCACTGAATGGAGTTTTACGGCTTTGCGGCCCATCAGGTCCCATAGCCGGCCCGGGGTGGCCACGATGATGTGCACACCCTTTTTCAGGGCACGCAACTGATTCTCGATGCTTGAGCCTCCATAAACGGCCAGGATGTTCAATCCGGGGGTATGTACGGCATAACTCTGTAAGTCGGCCGTGATCTGAATGCACAGCTCACGGGTAGGACAAAGCACAAGGGCCTGCGGCTCCTTAAAGGAAATGTCAGTCATCTGCACCAGCGGCAGACCAAAAGCAGCGGTTTTACCTGTTCCGGTCTGGGCAAGGGCAATAATGTCATTCTGTTGCTCCAGCATCAGGGGAATGACTTCCTCCTGCACGGGCATAGGGTTTTCAAATCCCAGGTCCTGTATAGCATGAAGGATCCCTGGGGTCAGGTTCAAATTCTCAAATGTATTCACTAATAAAATGGTATTGGGTGTTTCCGGGTAAAGCGGATCTGTTTTCCCGGCCGGGGACTTCCCGGTGACAGAAGGACATCTGTCTCAAAAACGCTTAACTGAAATCACGGGTTAATAAGGGTGCAAAGGTAAGCTTTTAATGACTCCCTTTTACAAAACACCTGAAAATATGTCAATTAATAGAATTTTCCTAATAAAGACAATCCTTTCAGCCCCTGCGGCTGATCTCTTCCAAAGCCTTCCTGTTCAACAATATGACATCTTTTTCTTCCAGTCTTATCAGGCCTTCCTTTTCAAAGTTCTTGAGCAATTTGATGGCACTTTCGGTGGAGACACCTGCAAAATCGGAAAGGTCTTTACGGCTGAGGTTAACAAACACCGGCTGTCCTTCCTGTTGGGTTGCATCCAGGTACAGCAGGGCATCAGCCATGCGACCGTTCATCTGCTTATTGGTCAGCTTGCTGATGGCCGAATAAAGCATGGTGCTGCTCTGGCAGTAGCGACTGATGATACTGTGAGCAAAAGCCCCATTCATCTTAGCCAGGCTGGCCACTGCTTCCTTTTCAATGAGGCAGGCGGTCACCTCGTTCAGGGCGACCACTGAATAGGGATAGGTGCTGGAGCCAAAGGCGGCCGAAAGGCCCAGGAACTCACCGCTTTTCACTAAACTGATGTTATAATTGCGCTGGGCATCCCCCTCAACATAACGTTTTCCAATGCCATCGATGATAAACAATACCGTGGAAGCAAAGGCACCCTGTTTGGCCAGGGTCTCTCCCTTGTGAAATACCACCATGGTCTTACTCTCACGGGCCAGGCTCACCTCCTCAGGCAAAAGGTCACGAAAACAGGGCGCATCAAGCCCAGGGAGGGTGCAGTCTTCAGGGGTGGTATAGGTTTTCATAAAGGTTTCCTTCAAAAAATCCCTGCAAAGGTAGAACTAAATCAATAAAAAACCTGTGCCATCTCAAACCTTATGCCGGCATGATACACCCCTGACAGGCATATCATCCCCTAAATTAACCATACCTTTGCATCACAAAAATTCAAATAAAGGAACTTATAATGAAACATACAGTTGAAACCGCCTGGAAAGGGAATCTGCAATTTGATTCAGAAGTTAACGGCCATCACGTGATCCTGGATGCCATGGCTGAAGTCGGGGGCCAAAATAGCGGCGTGCGTCCCAAAGAACTTTTACTGACCTCTCTGGCAGGCTGTACAGGTATGGATGTTATTTCCATCCTGCGCAAGATGCGCCACGAACCCACCCATTTCAATATCCGGTTAGATGGAAACTTAACCGAAGAGCACCCCAAACATTACACCTCCATGCACATTACCTATGAATTTGGAGGTGATAACCTGGATATTGAAAAATTAAAAAAAGCCGTGGAACTTTCCCAGGAACGCTATTGTGGCGTTTCACACATGTTCAAACAAATCCTTGAACTGAGTTTTGACATCCGGATCATAGAAAAACCTGAATAAATTCACCTTTTAACCTCCATTCATTAAAATAAAATATCCTTCCCCTATGTCCACTGCCCTGATTATCGTCCTTGCCCTGGTTGTTCTCTTTGCAGCCTATGTTTTCTATTCTGCACAAAGAATGAAGAAGCTGGCAGCCACCCCGCAGAGTGATCAAATCCTTACCCTCACCGATCGAAACTTTCAGCAGAAAATTAATGGTGGGCTGGTATTGGTGGATTTCTGGGCCGATTGGTGTATGCCCTGTAAGGTGATGGGGCCTGTGCTCAACGATGTGGCTGAAAGCATGCAGGGGAAAGCCACCGTTGCCAAGCTCAATGTCGACCATTTCAAATCCATATCATCAAAATATGCCATCAGGAATATCCCATCACTGATCCTGTTTAAGAACGGGAAGGAAGTGGAACGCTTTGTGGGCATCAAACAAAAAGACTTCCTGATCAAGCAAATGCAAAAGCATCTGTCCTAATCAGGAAGTCCTTAACAAAGGATAAAATCTTACAGTACCTGGCTGTCAGCCTTTTTTGGTGCCAGGAATCGGTTGTATAGCAGCAAGCCAATAATGGTGGCCACGCCTATCAGACTGAAAACGATCCACAGCAGGCTGGGCCTTTGCATGTTATCGACAAAATGCACATAAAGGGTAGCTCCCAGGATACCACCGATGCCGCTGCCAATCACGCCATACAGGAATGAATAGCCCAGGTAAAGGGCTTTCTTATCGGGAGGAGCGATCAAACCCACATAGGATATAAATTTCGGGTGAGCGGTCATCTCACCAATGGAGAAGATCAGGATGCCTGCGATAAATACCCAACTGTAGGTTGAAATAGCCAGGATAGCCATACCAATTGTGCCCAGCGTAATTCCCACGATCATGGTTGGCAAGGCAGGGGTTTTCCTGACAAGCGTTGAAACCAGCAGCTGCAGCACGATGATCGCACCCGCGTTTATAACTGTCACGTGCTCTGCATCAAATTTCCAGTCCGGATTTTCAGTAAATATTCCAAGGAAGCGGTTGACAGCCTGGTTCACAGGCGTCATATCCATATACTCCTTCAGGTACCATAGCACCGTGTCAAACATCTGGAAATAGAGGATCCAGAAACCGCTGTAGATCACTATCATTGAAACAAACCGGTAATCCTTTAACACCAGAACGATACCTTTCAGCGTATCGGAAAGCGACTTGGCATTCTCAGGACGTGGGGGCTCTTTGTATATCAGCAGGTTGAGCAACAGCATTGAGCCAGTTCCTACAGCCGCCATGATAAAGATATAATGCCATCCCAGGCCCTTTAAAAATGGCACCAATAAGAGGGGAAAGAGAAATGCCCCCAGGTTGATGGACCAGTAAAAGATGCCAAAGCCCAGGCCTGAATTGCTCTCGTCGGTCACCCTGGCAATGGTGCCCGAAATGATCGGTTTGAAAAAACCGGCCCCAATGGCCATTACGATAAGGCTCAGGAATACCAGCGAATAGGATGTGGACAAACTGGTAAAGAAATATCCTGCACTCAGCATCGCAAAGGCAAAGAACAGGGTGCGGCGATAACCAAAACGGTCTGCCAGCCCGCCGGCCAGGATGGGCAGCAAATATAAAAGCGGCGTAATGGTGCTTTTTATGACGCCTACACTGGCTTTTGAAAAGCCAAGGCCCCCTTCTGCTGTCGACAATACCAGGTATACCGAGAGCACAGACATGACCCCGTAATACGATCCCCGCTCAAAAAATTCCATAACGATGACCGTCCAGAAATTCTTTGGAAAGGATTTAAAACCTCCTTTTTTCTTCTCAGGTGTTTCGCTCATTGCTTGATTGGTTTTTCTATCGTTAACAATTATTTATGGGGGCAAAAATAAAAAGGAATTTGAATTAAATCAGCAATTCATCAAAAGCCTTCGGGATAAATCCTCTCATTTCATTTTTCGGAGAACTTAAATCATTATTTATCAAGTCATTATATTTAAAATAAATATTATACCCTTGATCTTGTAAGCTCCTTAACGGCTTGGGGAGAGCATAAAAAAATAAACCTGCGCACCCGGAATCCCTTTATTAAGGAAATCAACCGGTGCGCAGGTTAATTTAATTCGGGCCTGCAGAAAGATTAATTGGTGGCTCTCTCCAGTCGCCTCATAATAGAGAAAATGAATGCAGCGGAAGCGATACAGCAAACCACGAAGATGAGCCATATTTGCCATAACTCAATTCTTTCCCAGAAGTAGCTACCTACAAACAGGAGCTTGTTACCAGTAGCTGTAGCCAGGAGCCAGCCACCCTGCATCAATCCCTGGAATCTGCTGGGGGCTACCTTTGATACAAAGGAAAGACCCATAGGACTGAGGAAGAGCTCTGCCACGGTGAGTGTCAGGTAGGTGCTTATTAGCCAGTAGGGTGATATCCTGCCCCATTCAGTAAGGTTTTGTGCTTCCACTTCACTCGGAGCAATAAGTCCTTGTGAGCCTACCAGAATAATCACAAAGCCGATGGCAGCAATGATCATTCCTATGCCTATCTTCTTGGGCGTTGAGGGCTCAGCATTCTTTTTGCGGAGGTAGGCAAAAAAGCCCATGACAGGGAATGTCAGCACCACGATAAAGAGCGGGTTGAATGACTGGAATATCTCGGGTGAAATGGGGTTCAGGGGACCAAATCCTTTTACGAAGGAATAGGTAAGGTAACCCAGGCCTGCCAGCATTACAGAACCAATAACCTTATTCCTCACTCCCTTGCCTGCAATCAGCAAATAAAGACCGGCTGCAGCACCCAGGAATGAAAGCATAGATTCGAGTTTAAAGAAAATGTTGGTGAAAGCACCAACCTCCTTCACCGTATAGTCGCGGGCAAAATAAGTGAGGGTCAATCCGTTTTGATGGAATGACATCCAGAAAAACACTACGACGATAAAGACGAGGATCAGCGACATGGTTTTGGGTAATTCCTCCTTGCTTGACATCTGGATGATCATGGCAATGAACCCAATGAAGAGGCCTATAGCCATTCCGAACAGGAAGTCCTTCATCACCAGATAAAGCAGCAAAGCTGTAATAGCCCACAGACCCAACGATACAACAATGGTTTTGATGTTCTTGGCATTAAAGAATGATACCCGTGTCCCCGTGTCTGCCTTCACCACTTTTTCCTTATTGGGAAGGTGTTTGTTGAAGATCACGTAAACGGCCAGCGAAACAAGCATTGCTATTGCCGCAATACCGAAAGCATAGTTATAGCCTTTTCCGAAGGCATCAAGGTAGTTGTTTGCAAAAAGCGAAAGCTGATCTGAGCCCGTTACAACAGATGAGGAAACCTTTGAAGCCAGGAGCTCAAAGTTAGCTATTGAACCAGCATCCGTCATCCTGCCATCCAGAAAGGCGTGACACATGGCTGGTAAGCTTCCATCGTGGAGGAAACCCTGGGTCTTCAGGAACCAATTCCTGACCCCCTGTGCAACGAAAGGAGCAAAGAAAGCCCCGATGTTGATCCCCATGTAGAAGATCATAAATGCCGTGTCGCGTATCCCATTGTACTTGGGATCGTCATACAACTGTCCGACAACAGCTTGCAAGTTACCCTTGAAAAGACCGTTACCGAAAGCAATGACGAACAAGCCAGCCACTGCAATTGACAGGGGCATGCCGGGTATGGCGATGAGCGCATAACCTGCAAACATGATGATTTGTCCGAAGAAAATAACAGTCTTATACTTGCTTGTGGCATCAGCCAGTAAACCACCAACCAGCGCCAGGGCATAAATGGCATAGTAAAACCAGCTGTAGTAGTTACCGGCATCTTGTGCCGAGAGCCCGTACTTCGCCTGGAGAAACAATACCAGAATCGCCATCATGGTATAAAAACCAAATCGTTCTCCCATGTTGGAGAAAAAGGCTACAAAAAGTCCTTTTGGATGTCCTTTAAACATTGATTACAATTTAAGTGATTAGATAGGGTTTATTATTCAGTTTTGATATGGTTCTCCATTCCCGCTTGTCATGGCTGAGCCCCCAAAATTTGAAAACAAATTCGCCAGAATAAAGGTCATTCGCCACCAGTAACGGTGGCAAATGTAAAAAGGAATTCGCCAGAAAAGTTGAAAATTTCCCCCTTGTTAATAAATTTTCGGCGGTTATTGAACTTTTTTTTATTAATTATTAATTTATTAACCTGTTTTACAATGTTTTATTAAGTTATTTTTAATCATTCTAAGTTATTGTCAAATCTGCTCCTACCAACCCTTTTAAATTTTTCAGAATTTAACCTGAAGGACTTTTTTCCAAATGGATAATTGTTGAAATTTGCCAATCAGGCTCAGCAGACTGTTTCATTTTTTTTATTCAAGCTATGATCAAAAGCATTCAGAATAAATTTAGCGAACTCTTTGGCGGCCAGGGCTCCGTTTACGCTTCACCGGGGCGTGTAAACCTGATCGGCGAACATACAGACTACAACGAAGGCTTTGTATTACCCGGAGCCATCGATAAGGCCATATATTTAGCCATCCGACCTAACGGCAGCAAGCAGGTCAATGCCTTTTCCGTCGATTACAATGAAACAGTTTCCTTTCTCCCTTCAAAGGAGAAACAAAAAGCACACTGGGCCAATTACATCCTTGGAGTGGTGATGGAATTGCAGGAAACCGGGGCTGAGACTGAGGGCTTTGACTGTGTATTTGGGGGCGACATCCCCCTTGGTGCGGGGCTTTCTTCTTCTGCGGCCCTCGAAAGCGTCTTTGCCTTTGCCCTCAATGACCTGTTCGGCCTTGGCAAGAGCCGGGCAGGACTGGCCCGCATTGGTCAGTTGGCCGAGCATCACTATGCGGGGGTGCGCTGCGGCATCATGGACCAGTTCGCCTCTCTCCACGGGCAGGCTGGCCAGCTCATCAAACTCGACTGCCGCTCGCTCGAGTTTGAACGCATCCCCTTCGATCCCCAGGCTGCCGGCTATCGTCTCGTCCTGATCGATACGATGGTTAAACACAGCCTGGCCTCTTCGGAATACAACGTGCGCAGGCAGCAATGCGAAGCAGGCGTAGCGGTGGTCAGGCAGAAACACCCTTCAGTAAACAGCCTGCGCGATATCAGCCCTGAAATGCTGAATGAAAGCAAAAGCCTGATGGAACCCATTGTGTTTCAGCGCTGCCAGTATGTCATTGAAGAAAACCTCAGGCTGCTCAGGGCCTGCGATGCCCTTCAGGAAAATGACCTGCCCACTTTCGGGCAAATGATGACGGGCTCGCACGAAGGTTTGCGCCACAAATTCGAGGTAAGCTGCGTAGAGCTCGACTTCCTGGCCGACCTGGCAACAAAAACCTCGGGCATCCTTGGCGCACGTATGATGGGCGGCGGATTCGGGGGCTGCACCATCAACCTGGTAAGTGCCGCAGCCCACGATGCCTTCATTGACGATGCCACCGGAAACTTTGAAAAGAAATTCGGCCTGAAACCCAGGGTCTATGATGTAGTGATCAGCGAGGGAGCGAGGAAGCTATAGGTTCAAGGTTGCAGACCGGGACTCCCCCTTTGGAGGGGGTTGGGGGGAGGTTGCTGGAAGTTCAAGGTTCAAAATTCCAGTTTCAGGTTCGTCCAAAATCTCAAATCAAAAATCGTTAATCGTTGATCTGAAATCAAGGACATCCCCCTTTTTCACCAGAGAAACGATAAAAACGATAAAAACGATAACTTTCTCTTTTCTACGGCTTCCCTTTTCCCCCGCTGAGAAATTATCAATATTATCAAAATTATCAATATTGTCACCTTCTCATTTTGAAGATATCTGCTTGGAGCAAGAAGATTTCACGGATTTTAACGGATTACACGGATGAGGGCGTGGGGCATGGAGCATGGGGGGTTGAATTTCAGCCGCGTAGCGGCGACCGTATGGCAGAATAATCTAGGCCACCCCTCCCGATTGTTGGTAAACCTGAGACATCATCCATTTTTGAAATTGGATATTTTGAAGATTCATCGATAATGTAAAAGGAATAAGCAGGCCAGACAATCCCCCCTCTCCTGTCTCTGGGAAAAAAGAAATTCTCATTTTGGAGGATTGACAATATTGACAATATTGACAATTTCTCAAACGCGCGAAACAGCGAAATCCTCAGAAAAGAGAACTTTACTGTTTTTATCGTTTTTATCGTTTTTATCGTTTCTCCGAAAAATCAGTGAAAGGCTGTTGGCTGTTGGCTGTTGGCTATTGGCTGTTGGCTGTTGCTATTGCTCATCTCTCATCTCTCACCTCTCACCTCTCATCTCTCACCTCTCACCTCTCACCTCTCTTCCTCCTACTCTCTTCGTACCACGCTCGTGTAAGGTTCGAGTGGATACGACCAAATTAGGTCTTTGTCCGGAATTTGCTATTGAAATCTGGCCCTTCGCAGGTCGAGGTGGTTCAGGGGGTTGTTGGTCATTCCTTCCATAGAAACGGGCACAAAGCGAACACTCTGGTCATAAAACAGGAAGACCACCGGGGCTTTCTCAATCAGGATCTGGTCCATTTCCCTGTAAAGGGCTTGCCTTAAACTATCGCTGGTGATGGCAAGGGATTGTTCGTAAAGCCTGTCGAAACGGGCATCGGTGAAGCGGGTGTAATTGGGTCCGTCGGGGGCGTGATTTTTGCTGTAGAACAGGGCCAGGTAGTTCTCGGCATCGGGGTAGTCGGCGATCCACGAGGCGCGAAACATCCTGGCCTCGCCTTTGGCCATCATCTCGCGCAGGGTGGCCGGTGGCATCACATCGATGGCCACCGCAATGCCGATCTTCGACAATTCGTGCTGGATGAACTGGCTGATGTCGAGATAATTCTGGTTGGTATGCAGGGTCAGTCGCGGCAGGCCCTGTCCGCCGGGGAAGCCGGCTTCGGCCAGCAACTGCCTGGCGCGGTCCGGATCATACGAATAACCTCCTTCATTGGTGGGGAATCCGGGCATCCCCACCGGGATAAACCCCGCGTGGGCGGGGATGCCGATGTTGTTTCGCAGGTAACGGATCATCTTCTCGCGGTCGAAGCCCAGGTTGATGGCCTGGCGGACTTTTGCCTCACGCAAGGGCCAGTCAGCGGGCAGGCTCTGCTCATCGACCAGGATACCCAGGTATTCGGTATTCAAGAAAGGCTTCGAGATCATTTTATACCGTCCGGCATAGCGGGGCTGCAGCCTGCCTTCGGGGGTCAGGATCTCGTCCTTATAGCTGGCGTCGACGCTGCTCAGGAAGTCGAGGTTTCCCTTGATGAATTCGAGGAAAGCTGTCTGACGGTCGATGATAAAGCTAATGGCAACGGCATCGAGGAATGGCAGGCGCTGATCGCCATCATATTCAAAATAATGTTCATTTTTCAGCAGCACCAGCTTCACCCCTTCTTTCCAGTACTGGAAGCGGAAAGGCCCCGTTCCGACCGGATTTTTCCTGAAATTCTCCCCATAGCACTCAATGGCTTCAAAGGGCACCACGGCCGTGTATTGCATGGTGAGCAAGCCAGCAAAGGCAGGGAAAGGCTGGCTGAGGGTAATGACCAGGGTGGTGTCGGAGGTTGCTTCAACCGCCAGGCTGCCATCAGGCAAGCGTTTCACAGGGTTCATCACCCACGTGCCCGGGGCATTCAACTGCGGGTCCATCAATCGCGAAAAGCTGTAAACAAAATCCGCAGCCACCACCTTACGCCCCTTACCTTCAGGGAAGCAGACATTGTTGTGGAAAAAAACATCACCATTCAAGCTAAAGGTATAGATCAGCCCGTCGGGCGAGACCCTATAGCTTTTGGCAATGGCAGGTTTGATGTTCAGGTTTTCATCCAGTTGCAACAGGCCGTTAAATAGCTGTGAGGTAGCCCAGATGTTGGCCTGGTTGCGTGCATAGAGCGGGTCGAGCGAGGTGATGTTGGCGGCTTCATTATAGCGAAAAACCATCCCATCCTCCTTCTCGGCGGGACTGCGGCTGCAGGAGGCAAAGATCAGCAGGAAAAGAAGAAAAAGAAGGGAATGCCTGCACAAATATTCCATCTGGGCCTGATTGAAGCATCAAAGATAATGGTAAATAAAGATATTTCAATCGTGATGGTTCAATCGCTTATAATAGCTGGCATATTGCCAGGTCCTGGGAAGAAAAAACAAAAAGAGCAAGGGAT includes these proteins:
- a CDS encoding Crp/Fnr family transcriptional regulator; protein product: MKTYTTPEDCTLPGLDAPCFRDLLPEEVSLARESKTMVVFHKGETLAKQGAFASTVLFIIDGIGKRYVEGDAQRNYNISLVKSGEFLGLSAAFGSSTYPYSVVALNEVTACLIEKEAVASLAKMNGAFAHSIISRYCQSSTMLYSAISKLTNKQMNGRMADALLYLDATQQEGQPVFVNLSRKDLSDFAGVSTESAIKLLKNFEKEGLIRLEEKDVILLNRKALEEISRRG
- a CDS encoding OsmC family protein — encoded protein: MKHTVETAWKGNLQFDSEVNGHHVILDAMAEVGGQNSGVRPKELLLTSLAGCTGMDVISILRKMRHEPTHFNIRLDGNLTEEHPKHYTSMHITYEFGGDNLDIEKLKKAVELSQERYCGVSHMFKQILELSFDIRIIEKPE
- the trxA gene encoding thioredoxin, producing the protein MSTALIIVLALVVLFAAYVFYSAQRMKKLAATPQSDQILTLTDRNFQQKINGGLVLVDFWADWCMPCKVMGPVLNDVAESMQGKATVAKLNVDHFKSISSKYAIRNIPSLILFKNGKEVERFVGIKQKDFLIKQMQKHLS
- a CDS encoding MFS transporter, encoding MSETPEKKKGGFKSFPKNFWTVIVMEFFERGSYYGVMSVLSVYLVLSTAEGGLGFSKASVGVIKSTITPLLYLLPILAGGLADRFGYRRTLFFAFAMLSAGYFFTSLSTSYSLVFLSLIVMAIGAGFFKPIISGTIARVTDESNSGLGFGIFYWSINLGAFLFPLLLVPFLKGLGWHYIFIMAAVGTGSMLLLNLLIYKEPPRPENAKSLSDTLKGIVLVLKDYRFVSMIVIYSGFWILYFQMFDTVLWYLKEYMDMTPVNQAVNRFLGIFTENPDWKFDAEHVTVINAGAIIVLQLLVSTLVRKTPALPTMIVGITLGTIGMAILAISTYSWVFIAGILIFSIGEMTAHPKFISYVGLIAPPDKKALYLGYSFLYGVIGSGIGGILGATLYVHFVDNMQRPSLLWIVFSLIGVATIIGLLLYNRFLAPKKADSQVL
- a CDS encoding MFS transporter; amino-acid sequence: MFKGHPKGLFVAFFSNMGERFGFYTMMAILVLFLQAKYGLSAQDAGNYYSWFYYAIYALALVGGLLADATSKYKTVIFFGQIIMFAGYALIAIPGMPLSIAVAGLFVIAFGNGLFKGNLQAVVGQLYDDPKYNGIRDTAFMIFYMGINIGAFFAPFVAQGVRNWFLKTQGFLHDGSLPAMCHAFLDGRMTDAGSIANFELLASKVSSSVVTGSDQLSLFANNYLDAFGKGYNYAFGIAAIAMLVSLAVYVIFNKHLPNKEKVVKADTGTRVSFFNAKNIKTIVVSLGLWAITALLLYLVMKDFLFGMAIGLFIGFIAMIIQMSSKEELPKTMSLILVFIVVVFFWMSFHQNGLTLTYFARDYTVKEVGAFTNIFFKLESMLSFLGAAAGLYLLIAGKGVRNKVIGSVMLAGLGYLTYSFVKGFGPLNPISPEIFQSFNPLFIVVLTFPVMGFFAYLRKKNAEPSTPKKIGIGMIIAAIGFVIILVGSQGLIAPSEVEAQNLTEWGRISPYWLISTYLTLTVAELFLSPMGLSFVSKVAPSRFQGLMQGGWLLATATGNKLLFVGSYFWERIELWQIWLIFVVCCIASAAFIFSIMRRLERATN
- the galK gene encoding galactokinase translates to MIKSIQNKFSELFGGQGSVYASPGRVNLIGEHTDYNEGFVLPGAIDKAIYLAIRPNGSKQVNAFSVDYNETVSFLPSKEKQKAHWANYILGVVMELQETGAETEGFDCVFGGDIPLGAGLSSSAALESVFAFALNDLFGLGKSRAGLARIGQLAEHHYAGVRCGIMDQFASLHGQAGQLIKLDCRSLEFERIPFDPQAAGYRLVLIDTMVKHSLASSEYNVRRQQCEAGVAVVRQKHPSVNSLRDISPEMLNESKSLMEPIVFQRCQYVIEENLRLLRACDALQENDLPTFGQMMTGSHEGLRHKFEVSCVELDFLADLATKTSGILGARMMGGGFGGCTINLVSAAAHDAFIDDATGNFEKKFGLKPRVYDVVISEGARKL
- a CDS encoding ABC transporter substrate-binding protein; translated protein: MEYLCRHSLLFLLFLLIFASCSRSPAEKEDGMVFRYNEAANITSLDPLYARNQANIWATSQLFNGLLQLDENLNIKPAIAKSYRVSPDGLIYTFSLNGDVFFHNNVCFPEGKGRKVVAADFVYSFSRLMDPQLNAPGTWVMNPVKRLPDGSLAVEATSDTTLVITLSQPFPAFAGLLTMQYTAVVPFEAIECYGENFRKNPVGTGPFRFQYWKEGVKLVLLKNEHYFEYDGDQRLPFLDAVAISFIIDRQTAFLEFIKGNLDFLSSVDASYKDEILTPEGRLQPRYAGRYKMISKPFLNTEYLGILVDEQSLPADWPLREAKVRQAINLGFDREKMIRYLRNNIGIPAHAGFIPVGMPGFPTNEGGYSYDPDRARQLLAEAGFPGGQGLPRLTLHTNQNYLDISQFIQHELSKIGIAVAIDVMPPATLREMMAKGEARMFRASWIADYPDAENYLALFYSKNHAPDGPNYTRFTDARFDRLYEQSLAITSDSLRQALYREMDQILIEKAPVVFLFYDQSVRFVPVSMEGMTNNPLNHLDLRRARFQ